ACTAATGATAGTATTGCTTCTCGCCTTAAGCAAAAGGGCAGTTACATAATAACCATAAATCCACAGGTTTCTTCTCTTTCTGTATGTAAACCTGATGCTTTTATGCAGATGAAGGCAAAGGATGCATTGCTCGCCATATATGAGTCGTTGCAACTTGACAATGAGAGTTCAGAGTGTTAAATAAATGCGAGTGCCGAGGTGGCGGAATTGGTAGACGCGCCAGACTCAAAATCTGGTGGGAGTGGCCCTCCCGTGCGGGTTCGATTCCCGCCCTCGGCACCATAAATTATGAAATATAAAGATTTTCTCGCATCTACCGATTACACCAAGCTCATCTCCAAGATGTGCGATTTTATTAAAGAGTCCTCAAAGGAAAGTGAAGTGATTGTAATAGGGCTGAGTGGAGGATTGAATTCAACGGTAGATGCTTACCTATCGGTGGAGGCTGTGGGAAAGAGGAATGTATTCGGTCTCATCCTACAGGAGAAAGACTCCTCCATCCAGAATATGAGAGATGCTACTGCGCTTGCTCATGTTTTAGATATAGATTACAGATTTATAGATATAACAAAAGCCTTAAAAGAAATAGGTATTTACCGCCTGTCTCCTTCTACATTTCTGATTCCCAGAAAGAGGCAGGAAAAATGGGTAAAAAGACAATGGGAAGAAATGGGCGGCGAAGATGTTTTTCTAAAAGATCTTGCTTCAAGTGCAAAAGAGAAAGATTTCTGGGAAGCACAAGCCTATTATCGAGCAAAAGTCAGATTGAGGACAATCTTACTTTATTTTCATGCAAATCTGCGTAATGGTTTAGTTTTAGGAAATACAAACAAAACGGAAATACTCACTGGATTATATGTGAAATATGGAGATGAATTAGCAGACATAGCACCTCTTGTAAATATTTACAAAACGCAGACAAGAGAAATAGCCAAGAAACTAAAAATTCCCAAGGCTATCTTAGAGAAAACACCCTCGCCCGATCTTATACCTGGCATAGATGATGAGTTTATATTGGGATTATCTTATGAAGATGTAGATGAGATATTATACTGTTTAGAGAATAATCTGTCTGTGGATTTGCCTGAAGAAAAGGTAAACAGAGTAAGAAAAATTATGGACAAAGCTTCTATCAGAAGTTTACCCAAGCATGTATTTCCTTTTAATGGAGAAAAATACATTATCTCTTAAGCATCTCTTTTAGTTGAAGAGGTATTATATCTCTATTCTTTACATTTATCTCTAAGATTTTAAATTTATGTTTAATGCCTTCAATAAAAGATGTTCCTTTCAAGGGAGCGGTAGCCAGCAAGTGATTTTCTGTTTTCACTATATTGAGAATATAGGTGCGAAAAGATTGGGAGAGACATTCCATTTTTCCTATCTCATCAATAACTATTATCTCATTATTAGTTTGAGGCATGAGCAGAGGAATTAACTTGTCCCATAATTTCGTATTTACACCATATTTCCCCACATGAAATTGAGAGGATGAGTTTACATGAGCGAGCACTTCTTGTTTACCGTTTAATGTTTTTAATAAGAACCCTACCCTACCCTTTTTTTCTCTTATTTCCTGAGTATAAAATCCTCTTACAGGCATTGAGATATGGTTTATTGTTTTTATAACTGCAGTTGTTTTTCCTACACCAGGACGACCAACGATTAAAATTCTCATACTCACATTATATACAAAATTTTCTATTGCAGGCAAACAGACAATTTGTGTATTATATTTGATAATGAGATTGATATTGAAAAGCAAGATTAAAAAATTTGGTTTATATTTGTTAGCTCTTTTGATTTTGTCTGCATGTGCTACCGTTCCTTTTACCGAAAGAAAACAACTG
The sequence above is drawn from the Deltaproteobacteria bacterium genome and encodes:
- the nadE gene encoding NAD(+) synthase, translated to MKYKDFLASTDYTKLISKMCDFIKESSKESEVIVIGLSGGLNSTVDAYLSVEAVGKRNVFGLILQEKDSSIQNMRDATALAHVLDIDYRFIDITKALKEIGIYRLSPSTFLIPRKRQEKWVKRQWEEMGGEDVFLKDLASSAKEKDFWEAQAYYRAKVRLRTILLYFHANLRNGLVLGNTNKTEILTGLYVKYGDELADIAPLVNIYKTQTREIAKKLKIPKAILEKTPSPDLIPGIDDEFILGLSYEDVDEILYCLENNLSVDLPEEKVNRVRKIMDKASIRSLPKHVFPFNGEKYIIS
- a CDS encoding AAA family ATPase, which gives rise to MRILIVGRPGVGKTTAVIKTINHISMPVRGFYTQEIREKKGRVGFLLKTLNGKQEVLAHVNSSSQFHVGKYGVNTKLWDKLIPLLMPQTNNEIIVIDEIGKMECLSQSFRTYILNIVKTENHLLATAPLKGTSFIEGIKHKFKILEINVKNRDIIPLQLKEMLKR